In one Limosilactobacillus oris genomic region, the following are encoded:
- a CDS encoding site-specific integrase, translating into MSYTRKGKNGYYGVAEWRDKDGKRRQKSAGCFKLKREANAAAVTLEKKLNAINQQLKDVTLADYYKRWYDLYEKDGISDITQNRYTVIGNVIANYWGNTRLRAVKRSDYQAFINWYGADHARDSVSKLNNAIRSAVGYAIDDDIITKDFTHNVKLVYSKAQERKVEYLTNRELQTLKTGVLVKLSPHNTSRYMILTAIYTGMRKSEIQALTWKDVDFLHSTIRVNKSWDEKKKAFKPTKTESSNRTIKVNRELLNCLADLKANNSVMVFQNVLGTVPTGTALNKCLRSIMSDCGIEKQGFHFHSLRHVHVAYLLGKGVDIYAISKRLGHSNITVTLNTYSYLIDEYKAKNDTLIIDKLAQL; encoded by the coding sequence ATGAGTTATACGAGAAAAGGCAAAAACGGCTACTACGGCGTTGCTGAGTGGCGAGACAAGGACGGCAAGCGGCGGCAAAAATCTGCTGGCTGTTTCAAGTTGAAACGGGAAGCAAATGCGGCGGCTGTTACGTTAGAAAAGAAACTTAATGCTATTAATCAGCAATTAAAAGACGTTACCCTAGCCGACTATTATAAGCGTTGGTACGACCTTTACGAAAAGGACGGAATCAGTGATATTACCCAGAACCGTTACACGGTCATCGGCAACGTGATAGCTAACTACTGGGGTAACACCCGGCTGCGGGCCGTCAAGCGGTCAGACTACCAAGCCTTTATTAACTGGTATGGTGCTGACCATGCACGGGATAGTGTTTCTAAACTGAACAATGCTATCCGGTCAGCGGTCGGTTATGCGATTGACGATGATATTATCACTAAGGACTTCACCCATAACGTTAAGCTGGTGTACAGCAAGGCCCAGGAGCGGAAAGTTGAGTATTTGACCAATAGGGAACTTCAAACCCTAAAAACGGGTGTCCTGGTTAAGCTGTCGCCCCACAATACTAGCCGTTATATGATACTAACGGCTATCTATACTGGGATGAGAAAAAGCGAAATCCAGGCGTTGACGTGGAAAGACGTGGACTTCTTGCATTCCACCATTAGGGTTAACAAGTCCTGGGACGAAAAGAAAAAGGCTTTTAAACCTACTAAGACAGAATCAAGCAACCGGACGATTAAAGTTAACCGGGAATTGCTGAACTGCTTAGCAGACTTAAAAGCCAATAACAGCGTTATGGTATTTCAAAATGTGTTGGGAACTGTTCCAACGGGCACCGCTTTAAACAAGTGCTTACGGTCTATTATGAGCGATTGTGGCATTGAAAAGCAAGGTTTCCATTTCCACTCGTTACGTCATGTTCATGTGGCCTACTTGCTGGGAAAAGGCGTTGATATATACGCCATATCGAAACGGTTAGGCCATTCCAACATCACCGTAACGCTTAATACGTACTCATATTTGATTGATGAGTACAAGGCAAAAAACGATACACTTATCATCGACAAGTTGGCCCAGCTGTGA
- a CDS encoding potassium channel family protein yields the protein MKNKLYESSMAIMALISIILIILDYGSVINIDRGYPALLNNVLLGIFTIDYFSRLYLAKDKKRFFKENIFDLLSIIPASASFNLFRVARLGRLVMVFRLVRLVGLTGKLNRLLKINGLVYIIYTSLAILIISAAMYSVSEHVSYGRSLWWAIATATTIGYGDISPHTVLGKFAAILLMIIGIGFVGVLTSSLTNFFIQDHTKDRMTTVLNKLDQLEKANRELQAEVRHLVQRQEQRDNQNG from the coding sequence ATGAAAAATAAACTTTATGAATCGAGCATGGCGATTATGGCGCTGATTTCAATTATTCTAATTATTCTTGATTATGGCTCGGTAATTAACATTGACCGGGGTTACCCAGCCCTATTAAACAACGTTTTGTTGGGGATTTTTACGATTGACTATTTTAGTCGCTTATACCTAGCCAAGGATAAGAAAAGGTTCTTTAAGGAAAATATTTTTGACCTGCTCTCCATTATTCCAGCTAGTGCCTCCTTTAACCTTTTCCGGGTTGCACGCTTAGGACGCCTGGTAATGGTGTTCCGCCTGGTACGGCTAGTCGGTCTGACCGGTAAACTGAACCGCCTTCTGAAAATTAACGGCTTGGTTTACATCATCTATACCAGTCTTGCTATTTTGATCATTAGTGCCGCCATGTATTCCGTCAGTGAACACGTCAGCTATGGACGGTCGTTATGGTGGGCAATCGCCACCGCGACAACGATTGGCTATGGTGATATTTCACCCCATACGGTTTTGGGCAAATTTGCCGCTATCCTGCTAATGATTATCGGAATCGGCTTTGTCGGGGTCCTCACCAGTTCGCTGACGAACTTCTTTATTCAGGACCATACTAAAGACCGGATGACCACGGTCCTGAACAAGCTGGATCAATTAGAAAAAGCTAACCGGGAACTCCAGGCCGAAGTACGGCATCTGGTGCAACGGCAGGAACAGCGCGACAATCAAAATGGGTAA
- a CDS encoding cysteine desulfurase family protein, which translates to MIYFDNSATTKISPEVLTTYDTVSQKIWGNPSSLHNFGEEAWNLLEQARQQIAKLMGVKPSEIIFTSGGSEGDNWVIKGTALAKHRFGKHIITTSVEHAAVRNAMAQLEELGFEVTYLPVDKEGRINPADVKAALRPDTILVSIMAVNNEIGTIQPIKEVGEILKDYPNVHYMVDAVQAIGKGLDDLVFSNRVDFATFSGHKFHAPRGTGFVYAKSGRKLSPLIDGGGQERTMRSGTENTPGDVAMARAIRLVKENEAATVKNEQAIKERIYDHLKQFDHVRIFSGRNAGFAPHVLCFAIVGVRGETIVHAFEEQGIYISTTSACSSKKHAEAGTLAAMKVPENEATSAVRISLGDQNTLADADKFNQVFDQLYAGFQKIID; encoded by the coding sequence ATGATCTATTTTGATAATAGCGCGACGACAAAAATATCTCCTGAAGTTTTGACAACCTATGATACGGTTAGCCAAAAAATTTGGGGGAACCCCAGCAGTCTGCATAACTTTGGTGAAGAAGCCTGGAACTTGTTGGAACAGGCTCGACAGCAAATTGCTAAGTTAATGGGCGTGAAACCGAGTGAAATTATATTCACAAGTGGTGGCTCCGAGGGTGACAACTGGGTAATCAAGGGAACCGCCCTCGCTAAGCACCGTTTTGGCAAACACATCATTACCACTTCGGTGGAGCACGCGGCGGTGCGCAATGCAATGGCTCAGTTAGAAGAGTTGGGCTTTGAAGTTACGTACCTGCCAGTTGACAAGGAAGGGCGGATCAACCCGGCAGATGTCAAGGCCGCCCTCCGTCCCGATACCATCTTGGTCTCCATCATGGCTGTTAATAATGAAATTGGTACCATTCAGCCAATTAAAGAGGTCGGCGAAATTCTCAAGGATTATCCCAACGTCCACTATATGGTTGACGCGGTTCAAGCGATTGGCAAGGGCTTGGATGACCTTGTCTTCAGCAACCGGGTCGATTTTGCAACTTTTTCTGGACATAAATTTCACGCTCCCCGGGGAACGGGCTTTGTCTATGCCAAGAGCGGTCGGAAACTTTCGCCGCTGATTGACGGCGGCGGTCAGGAACGGACGATGCGGAGCGGAACGGAAAACACCCCCGGTGACGTCGCAATGGCCCGGGCCATCCGCTTAGTGAAGGAAAACGAAGCCGCAACCGTTAAAAACGAGCAGGCAATCAAGGAGCGGATTTATGACCACCTCAAGCAGTTCGACCATGTCCGCATCTTCTCTGGCCGCAATGCTGGTTTTGCACCCCACGTGCTTTGCTTTGCAATTGTTGGTGTCCGTGGAGAAACGATTGTCCACGCTTTTGAAGAACAGGGGATTTACATTTCTACCACCAGTGCTTGTTCTTCAAAGAAACATGCCGAAGCCGGGACGTTAGCCGCGATGAAGGTACCGGAAAATGAAGCTACCAGCGCGGTCCGGATTAGCCTTGGTGACCAGAACACCCTGGCAGATGCTGATAAGTTCAACCAGGTCTTTGATCAGCTTTACGCTGGTTTCCAAAAAATTATTGACTAA
- the thiI gene encoding tRNA uracil 4-sulfurtransferase ThiI: protein MQYTEIMVRYGELSTKGHNKKSFIDRLGSNVRHALHRFEQVKVHAQQDRLHVQLNGADYDEVMKHLKDVFGIQNFSPSIKVEKSFEAVAAAAEAMVKEQVTKPVTFKIETKRADHHFPIDTFEMNNRLGGDLLEKFPDKLKVDVHHPDLTIRVEIRLNGIFLSSETIKGAGGLPVGTAGKGMMMLSGGIDSPVAAYLGMKRGVSMEMVHFFSPPYTSPQALAKAKQLTEKLAKYSGSIKFIQVPFTEIQETVKEKVPEGYLMTVQRRMMLRLATAIMEKRHGLAIFNGESLGQVASQTMESMMAIEDVTNYPVLRPVLSFDKTEIIKIAEDIDTYDLSILPYEDCCTVFTPPSPKTKPSVKKARLYEQHLDVEGLIQRSLDGIKITEIHPGEDFLNQNEDVFAELL, encoded by the coding sequence TTGCAGTACACTGAAATTATGGTGCGCTACGGTGAACTTTCTACCAAGGGGCACAATAAAAAGTCATTTATTGACCGCTTGGGAAGCAACGTTCGCCACGCCCTGCACCGCTTTGAGCAGGTTAAGGTGCACGCCCAGCAAGATCGGCTCCACGTCCAATTAAATGGTGCTGACTACGACGAAGTGATGAAGCACCTGAAGGACGTCTTCGGGATTCAAAACTTTTCACCGTCGATTAAGGTCGAAAAGAGTTTTGAAGCCGTTGCAGCCGCTGCTGAAGCGATGGTAAAAGAACAGGTTACTAAGCCTGTGACTTTTAAGATTGAGACCAAGCGCGCAGACCACCACTTCCCAATCGACACCTTTGAAATGAATAACCGCCTGGGCGGGGACCTGTTAGAGAAGTTTCCAGACAAGCTAAAGGTTGATGTTCACCATCCCGACCTGACGATCCGGGTTGAAATTCGCTTAAACGGGATTTTCCTCTCCAGCGAGACCATCAAGGGCGCTGGTGGGCTCCCGGTTGGAACCGCCGGCAAGGGAATGATGATGCTTTCCGGGGGAATTGACTCGCCAGTGGCCGCCTACTTAGGAATGAAGCGGGGCGTTTCGATGGAAATGGTTCACTTCTTTAGCCCGCCGTACACCAGTCCCCAGGCGCTTGCCAAGGCGAAGCAGCTGACGGAAAAGCTGGCTAAGTACTCCGGTAGTATCAAGTTTATCCAGGTGCCGTTTACCGAAATTCAGGAAACGGTGAAGGAAAAAGTTCCAGAGGGTTACTTGATGACTGTTCAGCGGCGGATGATGCTCCGTTTGGCAACGGCAATTATGGAAAAGCGCCACGGCCTGGCAATCTTTAATGGTGAGTCACTGGGCCAGGTGGCTTCCCAGACGATGGAGAGCATGATGGCAATTGAGGACGTGACAAACTACCCCGTTTTACGGCCGGTCCTGTCCTTTGATAAGACGGAAATTATCAAGATTGCCGAAGATATCGATACCTATGACTTATCAATTCTGCCGTACGAAGACTGTTGTACGGTCTTTACGCCGCCGTCGCCGAAGACTAAGCCAAGCGTGAAAAAGGCCCGCTTGTACGAACAGCACCTTGATGTTGAAGGCTTGATTCAGCGGTCCCTAGACGGCATTAAGATTACCGAAATCCATCCTGGGGAAGACTTCCTGAACCAAAACGAGGACGTCTTTGCGGAACTTCTGTAA
- a CDS encoding valine--tRNA ligase has translation MTKEMSTKYDPSAVETGRYQWWIDQGLFKPSGDKKAHPYSIVIPPPNVTGKLHLGHAWDTTLQDIIIRQKRMQGYDVLWIPGMDHAGIATQAKVEARLRKQGISRYDLGREKFVQQVWDWKDEYADIIHQQWAKMGISVDYDRERFTLDEGLNKAVRKVFVDLYKKGLIYRGTYIINWDPQARTALSDIEVVHKDDQGAFYHVKYPFTDGTTFNGKDYIEIATTRPETMFGDEAVAVHPDDERYKELVGKKVKVPLVDREIEIIADEYVTPDFGTGMVKITPAHDPNDFKVGKRHNLPELNTMNEDATMNENAGKYEGMDRFEARKAIVKDLEDQGYMLKVVPITHSVGHSERTGVQVEARLSTQWFVKMKPLAEMALKNQQTDDRVNFIPERFEHTFTQWMENIHDWVISRQLWWGHRIPAWYNKQTGEVYVGMEAPKDAENWEQDSDVLDTWFSSALWPFSTMGWPDTDSADFKRYFPTNTLVTGYDIIFFWVSRMIFQSLEFTGKAPFKNVLLHGLIRDEQGRKMSKSLGNGIDPMDVIKKYGVDALRWFLITGSTPGQDIRFSYTKMDAAWNFINKIWNASRYVIMNLGEMPAPVLPAKDKWDLADRWILSRLNATIEQVTEMSEKFEFGEVGRALYNFIWNDFCDWYIEMTKEKLNNGTAEEKADTKNILGYVLDQTLKLLHPIMPFVTEKLWQSMPHDGKSIMVAAYPTADAELNDSAATEQMDSLIEMIKAVRNIRNEANAPMSKPVDILVKTKDAHLAEMLNANRDYIDRFCHPAELKIGADVEAPKLAMSSILAGAEVFIPMAELVDLDEERSKMEKEIAKLEKEVERSNKKLGNKKFVENAPEKVVEAEKQKAVEWQQKLVAAQDRLASLQDA, from the coding sequence ATGACAAAAGAGATGTCAACTAAGTATGATCCGTCAGCAGTTGAAACTGGCCGCTACCAATGGTGGATTGACCAGGGCCTGTTCAAACCCAGCGGTGACAAGAAGGCCCACCCGTATTCTATCGTGATCCCGCCGCCGAATGTTACCGGGAAACTTCACTTGGGCCACGCCTGGGATACGACCCTGCAAGATATTATTATCCGGCAAAAGCGGATGCAGGGTTATGACGTTCTGTGGATTCCGGGAATGGACCACGCCGGAATTGCCACCCAGGCGAAGGTGGAAGCCCGGTTGCGCAAGCAGGGGATTTCCCGTTACGACCTGGGCCGGGAAAAGTTCGTTCAACAGGTCTGGGACTGGAAGGACGAGTACGCCGACATTATCCACCAGCAATGGGCCAAGATGGGGATTTCCGTTGATTACGACCGGGAACGCTTTACCCTGGATGAGGGGCTGAACAAGGCCGTGCGGAAGGTCTTCGTTGACCTTTACAAGAAGGGCTTGATTTACCGGGGAACTTACATTATCAACTGGGATCCGCAAGCGCGGACGGCCCTGTCTGACATTGAAGTTGTCCACAAGGATGATCAGGGGGCCTTCTACCACGTTAAATACCCGTTTACCGACGGCACGACCTTTAACGGCAAGGACTACATCGAAATTGCCACGACCCGTCCGGAAACGATGTTTGGTGACGAAGCGGTTGCTGTCCACCCTGACGACGAACGCTACAAGGAACTGGTCGGCAAGAAGGTCAAAGTACCACTGGTTGACCGGGAAATCGAAATCATTGCCGATGAATACGTTACCCCAGACTTCGGAACGGGGATGGTTAAGATTACCCCAGCCCACGACCCGAACGACTTCAAAGTTGGTAAGCGCCACAACTTGCCAGAACTGAACACGATGAATGAAGACGCCACAATGAACGAAAATGCCGGCAAGTACGAAGGTATGGACCGGTTTGAAGCCCGGAAGGCAATCGTCAAGGACCTGGAAGATCAAGGCTACATGCTCAAAGTAGTGCCAATTACCCACTCAGTTGGTCACTCCGAACGGACCGGGGTCCAAGTCGAAGCGCGCCTGTCGACCCAGTGGTTTGTTAAGATGAAGCCACTGGCTGAAATGGCACTCAAGAACCAGCAGACGGACGACCGGGTAAACTTTATTCCCGAACGGTTCGAGCACACCTTTACCCAGTGGATGGAAAATATTCATGACTGGGTAATCTCTCGACAACTCTGGTGGGGTCACCGGATTCCGGCCTGGTACAACAAGCAGACCGGGGAAGTTTACGTCGGAATGGAAGCACCAAAGGATGCCGAGAACTGGGAGCAGGATAGTGATGTCCTTGACACCTGGTTCTCCAGTGCCCTCTGGCCGTTCTCAACAATGGGCTGGCCGGATACTGATTCCGCAGACTTCAAGCGCTACTTCCCAACCAACACCCTGGTTACTGGTTACGACATCATCTTCTTCTGGGTTTCCCGGATGATTTTCCAGTCACTCGAATTTACTGGCAAGGCACCGTTTAAGAACGTTCTCCTGCACGGTTTGATTCGGGATGAACAGGGCCGGAAGATGAGTAAGTCTCTCGGAAACGGGATTGACCCAATGGATGTCATCAAGAAGTACGGGGTGGACGCACTGCGCTGGTTCCTGATTACCGGTTCCACCCCAGGCCAGGACATTCGATTCTCCTACACCAAGATGGACGCGGCTTGGAACTTCATCAACAAGATTTGGAACGCCAGCCGGTACGTAATCATGAACCTTGGTGAGATGCCAGCACCAGTCCTGCCGGCCAAGGACAAGTGGGACTTAGCTGACCGGTGGATCCTAAGCCGGCTGAACGCCACGATTGAACAGGTTACCGAAATGTCAGAGAAGTTTGAATTCGGTGAAGTTGGTCGGGCGCTTTACAACTTTATCTGGAACGACTTCTGTGACTGGTACATTGAAATGACCAAGGAGAAGCTGAATAACGGGACCGCAGAAGAAAAGGCCGATACCAAGAACATTCTTGGCTACGTCCTGGATCAAACCCTGAAGCTCCTCCACCCAATCATGCCGTTCGTGACGGAAAAACTTTGGCAGTCGATGCCGCACGATGGCAAGTCGATCATGGTAGCTGCTTACCCAACGGCTGATGCTGAACTGAATGATTCGGCCGCAACGGAGCAAATGGACAGCCTGATTGAAATGATCAAGGCAGTCCGGAACATCCGGAACGAAGCTAACGCGCCGATGTCGAAGCCGGTAGACATCCTGGTTAAGACTAAGGACGCCCATCTGGCCGAGATGCTCAATGCGAACCGCGATTACATCGATCGCTTCTGTCACCCGGCAGAATTAAAGATCGGGGCCGACGTGGAAGCACCAAAGCTGGCGATGTCCAGTATCCTGGCCGGGGCGGAAGTCTTTATCCCGATGGCTGAATTGGTCGACCTGGACGAAGAACGGTCCAAGATGGAGAAAGAAATTGCCAAGCTGGAAAAGGAAGTTGAACGTTCCAACAAGAAGCTCGGCAACAAGAAGTTTGTTGAAAATGCTCCTGAAAAGGTCGTTGAAGCCGAAAAGCAAAAGGCGGTTGAGTGGCAGCAAAAGCTGGTAGCCGCACAAGATCGCTTGGCTTCATTGCAAGATGCTTAA
- a CDS encoding bifunctional folylpolyglutamate synthase/dihydrofolate synthase, with protein MISTYEEALAFIHGRTKFKKIPTLKRMRRFLKELGDPQEGLKYIHVTGTNGKGSVVAMMRSMLLESGLTVGSFTSPFITRFNERIELNGEQISDADLVRLTNQVAGVVAKLDQALPEGGPTEFEIDTAIMFLYMAEKQPDVVLLEVGIGGLYDSTNVIVPEVSVITTVGWDHMKYLGNTLAEIAAQKAGIIKAGRPVVVGQLPASAATVIKQTAVAKNARLYALDRDFTVKKTANHRFFAQITYSGVGLHQLRGQLGLGGDYQVENAAVALTAVQLFLTSNHYPLDRHALLTGLAETRWPGRLEPVNTEPLVLLDGAHNLPGIQALVKTIRDDFADRDVYLLVAILADKQYELMLGELASLGNVHITVTHFAGPGPKRPSADLAAAAQQIKARYPIQVVEQWQLAFQQVAQELSSDDVMIVTGSLYFISEVHHLFDAN; from the coding sequence ATGATTTCAACGTATGAAGAGGCGTTGGCTTTTATCCACGGCCGGACGAAATTCAAGAAAATTCCGACGCTCAAGCGGATGCGGCGCTTTTTAAAAGAACTCGGCGACCCGCAGGAGGGCTTAAAGTACATCCACGTCACCGGAACCAATGGGAAGGGGTCGGTCGTGGCGATGATGCGGTCAATGCTGCTGGAAAGCGGCTTGACGGTTGGCAGCTTTACTTCGCCCTTTATCACCCGCTTTAACGAACGAATCGAGCTTAATGGCGAACAGATCAGCGACGCGGACCTGGTGCGGCTGACGAACCAGGTCGCCGGGGTAGTGGCTAAACTTGACCAGGCCTTACCCGAGGGGGGACCGACGGAGTTTGAAATTGATACGGCCATCATGTTTTTGTACATGGCGGAAAAACAGCCGGACGTGGTACTGCTGGAAGTTGGAATCGGGGGCCTCTATGATTCGACAAACGTGATCGTTCCCGAAGTCAGCGTGATTACGACGGTCGGCTGGGACCACATGAAGTACTTGGGGAATACCCTAGCAGAAATTGCCGCGCAAAAGGCGGGTATTATTAAGGCGGGCCGTCCAGTAGTAGTCGGTCAATTGCCAGCAAGTGCCGCAACTGTGATTAAGCAAACGGCAGTGGCAAAGAACGCCCGCTTGTACGCGTTGGATCGTGACTTTACGGTTAAAAAGACCGCCAACCACCGTTTCTTTGCTCAGATTACTTATTCTGGGGTGGGACTGCACCAGCTTCGGGGACAGTTAGGCCTGGGCGGTGACTATCAGGTGGAAAACGCCGCGGTGGCTCTGACGGCAGTCCAATTATTTCTCACGAGTAACCATTACCCCCTGGACCGGCATGCCTTGCTGACCGGCTTGGCAGAGACGCGGTGGCCGGGACGACTGGAACCCGTTAACACGGAACCGTTGGTGTTGTTGGATGGGGCGCATAACCTTCCTGGAATCCAGGCACTAGTTAAGACGATTCGTGATGATTTCGCCGACCGGGACGTTTACCTGCTGGTGGCCATTTTGGCCGACAAGCAGTACGAGCTGATGCTTGGAGAGCTGGCGAGCCTTGGAAATGTCCATATCACCGTTACCCACTTTGCGGGACCGGGGCCTAAGCGACCAAGCGCTGACTTGGCCGCGGCTGCCCAGCAGATCAAGGCCCGCTACCCAATTCAAGTTGTCGAACAATGGCAATTGGCTTTTCAGCAGGTAGCTCAGGAACTAAGCAGCGACGACGTTATGATTGTCACCGGCTCACTTTATTTTATTTCAGAAGTTCACCACCTATTTGATGCAAATTAG
- a CDS encoding JAB domain-containing protein encodes MTNSVEDQYVNLLARSIPAATIKRNKELFLKFLDWFPNPLAVKQMSRAQRSQVLEWGPEMRALIAGIELGKLVGKSHPEICGHAYSSVTLGQQMIDYFAGDEQESVVIACTDVHNDVIDYKTVFKGGQSECLLYPDQIFAYALRQSATGIVMVHNHPSGDVKPSEQDLRFAKRLERGSRILGLQMLDFLIVGQEQYFSWRESQLK; translated from the coding sequence ATGACTAACTCAGTTGAAGATCAGTACGTCAATTTACTAGCCCGGAGTATTCCCGCGGCGACAATCAAGCGTAATAAAGAACTTTTTTTGAAGTTTTTAGACTGGTTTCCCAACCCGCTCGCGGTTAAACAGATGTCACGTGCCCAGCGATCCCAGGTCCTGGAGTGGGGCCCGGAAATGCGGGCCTTGATTGCGGGAATTGAGCTTGGAAAACTGGTAGGGAAGAGCCACCCGGAAATTTGCGGACACGCATACTCCAGCGTGACGCTAGGCCAGCAGATGATCGACTACTTTGCGGGTGATGAGCAGGAAAGTGTTGTGATTGCCTGTACTGATGTTCATAATGACGTTATCGACTACAAGACGGTCTTCAAGGGTGGTCAGAGTGAGTGTCTCTTGTACCCTGACCAGATCTTTGCCTATGCACTGCGGCAATCCGCGACCGGAATTGTGATGGTCCATAATCATCCTTCTGGGGACGTCAAGCCCTCTGAACAGGACCTGCGGTTTGCCAAACGACTAGAGCGGGGCAGTCGAATTCTCGGCCTTCAGATGCTGGACTTCCTGATTGTCGGTCAAGAGCAGTACTTTAGCTGGCGGGAAAGTCAGTTAAAGTAA
- a CDS encoding rod shape-determining protein: MLGIGTKNLGIDLGTANTIVYLEGKGIVLREPSVVARNAKSNEVISVGSDARDMIGRTPESIVAIRPMKDGVIADYDTTVAMMKYYINKALGNGNGKPYVMVCVPSGITEVEKRAVIDATRVAGARDAYVIEEPFAAAIGAGLPVMDPTGSMVVDIGGGTTDVATISLGGIVSSRSIRMAGDKMNDAIAQYVRQNMNLLIGERTAEKLKWDVGSASVEAAKEMGTTEVRGRDLVTGLPKTMEVSAVDVSTALQDVVENIINAIKGTLEETSPEIAADVIDHGIVLTGGGALLKHLPDVIADATKVPVFIANDPLDCVAIGTGESLKSIDVMKK; the protein is encoded by the coding sequence GTGCTAGGAATCGGAACCAAAAATTTGGGAATCGATCTGGGAACTGCGAATACGATTGTCTACCTTGAGGGCAAGGGAATCGTACTCCGGGAGCCATCAGTTGTTGCGCGGAATGCTAAGTCCAACGAAGTTATTTCCGTTGGGAGCGACGCCCGTGACATGATTGGCCGAACCCCAGAAAGTATTGTTGCAATTCGGCCGATGAAGGACGGTGTGATTGCTGATTACGATACCACCGTTGCCATGATGAAGTACTACATCAACAAGGCCCTCGGTAATGGGAATGGCAAGCCATACGTAATGGTTTGTGTCCCAAGCGGTATTACGGAAGTAGAAAAGCGGGCCGTAATCGACGCTACGCGGGTTGCTGGTGCGCGTGATGCGTACGTCATCGAGGAACCGTTTGCGGCCGCAATCGGTGCCGGTCTTCCAGTAATGGACCCGACCGGGAGCATGGTGGTTGATATTGGTGGTGGGACGACTGACGTTGCTACCATCTCACTGGGGGGAATCGTTTCTAGCCGGTCAATTCGGATGGCTGGTGACAAGATGAACGATGCCATTGCCCAGTATGTCCGGCAAAACATGAACCTCCTGATTGGTGAACGGACTGCCGAAAAGCTGAAGTGGGATGTTGGTTCTGCTTCCGTTGAAGCTGCCAAGGAAATGGGAACGACCGAAGTTCGCGGCCGGGATTTGGTAACCGGTTTGCCAAAGACGATGGAAGTATCCGCTGTGGACGTTTCAACTGCTCTTCAGGACGTTGTCGAAAACATTATTAATGCTATTAAGGGCACGCTTGAGGAAACTTCACCAGAAATTGCCGCGGACGTCATTGACCACGGAATTGTTCTGACTGGTGGGGGAGCCTTGCTGAAGCACCTGCCAGATGTTATTGCGGATGCTACTAAGGTGCCAGTGTTTATCGCTAATGACCCGTTGGACTGTGTAGCCATCGGGACTGGTGAATCACTAAAGAGCATTGACGTAATGAAGAAGTAA
- the mreC gene encoding rod shape-determining protein MreC: MQKFFSNRRLVIIVVILVVCFGLMAGSVTLRNRRNTPPLIQQFGNDIVGFADSAVALPVNWLQTSFSSVNDLMNTYSENRELKQQVTELAQTKVRDQTLAHENQQLKQELKLGKSMTDYDTVTAAVLTRTPSSWQQQLVINKGQSSGIKKNMPVMSDGGLVGRIVEVNKTNSKVELLSDTNEASSRFAISIGGSSDQLVNGIITGYNADRNELVMGQVSSKAKIKKGTKVVTSGMGGVTPKGLYVGKVARIGKDDYGLAQKVYITPASNFNDINIVTVAESTARE, translated from the coding sequence ATGCAAAAATTCTTTTCCAATCGTCGGTTGGTGATCATTGTGGTAATTCTGGTTGTTTGTTTTGGCCTTATGGCAGGATCAGTTACCCTCCGCAACCGGCGAAATACACCGCCATTGATTCAGCAGTTTGGCAACGATATCGTTGGCTTTGCTGATAGTGCGGTTGCGCTACCGGTTAACTGGCTGCAAACCAGCTTCAGCTCGGTTAACGATTTGATGAATACCTATTCGGAGAACCGTGAATTAAAGCAGCAAGTGACGGAATTGGCACAGACGAAGGTTCGGGACCAGACGCTTGCTCATGAGAATCAGCAATTGAAGCAGGAACTCAAGCTGGGAAAGTCGATGACTGATTATGATACTGTGACGGCGGCTGTGTTAACGCGGACCCCGTCGTCATGGCAGCAGCAGCTGGTCATTAACAAGGGCCAGTCCAGCGGGATCAAAAAGAATATGCCAGTGATGAGTGATGGTGGCCTGGTTGGCCGGATCGTGGAAGTCAACAAGACAAATAGCAAGGTTGAGCTGCTCAGTGACACTAATGAAGCTTCAAGTCGCTTTGCGATTTCTATTGGCGGGAGCAGCGACCAACTCGTCAACGGGATTATCACTGGTTATAATGCCGACCGGAATGAATTAGTAATGGGCCAGGTCAGCTCCAAGGCGAAAATCAAGAAGGGGACCAAGGTCGTTACCAGTGGTATGGGTGGCGTTACTCCGAAGGGCCTCTATGTCGGGAAAGTTGCTCGAATCGGCAAGGATGATTACGGCCTTGCCCAGAAGGTGTACATTACGCCGGCCAGCAACTTTAATGACATCAATATTGTTACCGTTGCGGAAAGTACTGCTCGGGAGTGA